In Pseudomonadota bacterium, a single genomic region encodes these proteins:
- a CDS encoding M23 family metallopeptidase, translating to MNKKITIIAVSFIIIINSLIFVFASNKSKTPHRIDEKVLTVIAGQLSEGEVLGNILAKQGVELLDVSLITNTLNKIFNLRKCNVGDKWKLYLDSKGNFNKFEYYDGPMEFYVVEPDINNNTFIASTHEIKAKKIIRGTRGKIKNSLYQSMTSLNVHPEMVVQFAEIFASTIDFFTDCRPDDEFSILWDSYVDKDGVVLKDINILAASYTRSGYTHNAFYYKTPDGNGNYYDENGDSVEAVFLKAPLNYRRISSYFTRKRYHPILKKYRPHLGIDYAAPRGTPISAIGDGVITAAGRRRDGLGTTIIIKHPNNHKSWYGHLSKIAKGVLRGSRVKKGQVIGYVGATGLATGPHLDFRLQNGKTFVNFLALKMPPSHPLPEKYQKNFEVAKNMLMETTDNLKPGEITFFQNKKARKLYSLY from the coding sequence ATGAACAAAAAGATCACGATAATAGCTGTTTCTTTCATCATCATTATTAATTCTCTCATTTTTGTCTTTGCTAGTAATAAATCAAAAACTCCTCACAGGATAGACGAAAAGGTTTTGACTGTTATTGCCGGACAACTTTCGGAAGGAGAAGTTCTTGGCAATATCCTGGCAAAACAGGGTGTAGAGCTATTAGATGTTAGTTTAATAACAAATACGTTGAATAAGATTTTTAATCTTAGAAAATGTAATGTAGGGGACAAATGGAAACTTTATCTTGATAGTAAAGGTAATTTTAATAAATTCGAATATTATGACGGGCCCATGGAATTTTATGTAGTGGAACCGGATATTAATAATAACACATTTATTGCTTCAACACATGAAATAAAAGCGAAAAAAATAATAAGAGGAACCCGGGGGAAAATAAAAAATTCATTGTATCAAAGCATGACTTCTTTAAATGTTCATCCTGAAATGGTTGTGCAATTTGCTGAAATTTTTGCTTCTACAATAGATTTTTTTACTGACTGCCGCCCGGATGACGAATTCAGCATTCTGTGGGATTCCTATGTTGATAAAGATGGGGTTGTTTTAAAAGATATAAATATATTGGCTGCTTCCTATACAAGATCAGGATATACACATAATGCCTTTTATTATAAAACGCCTGATGGAAACGGTAACTATTATGATGAAAACGGGGACAGTGTTGAAGCGGTATTTTTAAAAGCTCCCCTTAACTACAGAAGAATATCTTCCTATTTTACCCGCAAAAGATATCATCCCATATTAAAAAAATACCGCCCTCATCTTGGGATTGACTACGCAGCACCAAGGGGTACCCCTATTTCTGCCATAGGTGACGGTGTCATTACTGCGGCTGGAAGAAGAAGAGATGGGCTTGGCACAACGATAATAATAAAGCATCCCAATAACCACAAATCCTGGTATGGACATTTGTCCAAAATAGCAAAAGGAGTTTTACGGGGTTCCCGTGTAAAAAAAGGCCAGGTTATAGGATATGTGGGAGCAACGGGTCTTGCTACCGGCCCTCATCTTGACTTCCGTTTGCAGAATGGCAAAACGTTTGTTAATTTTCTTGCGCTGAAGATGCCTCCTTCTCATCCTCTACCGGAGAAGTATCAAAAAAATTTCGAGGTCGCAAAAAATATGCTTATGGAAACAACAGACAATCTAAAACCTGGAGAAATTACTTTTTTTCAGAATAAAAAGGCAAGAAAACTGTATTCGCTGTATTGA
- a CDS encoding NUDIX hydrolase — MSDKKQTDWECIQTETGPDLKLFRVRFDWMRNPRNAHTVKATVLESSDWVNVIALTPENKLVIVYQHRFGTGETTTELPAGIVESGETSKEAAIRELKEETGYTSEEWEYLGYVEPNPAFLDNRCHHWVARNVKQTMLPELDDGEHVAVGVMSIKEIGQEIALGRFRHSLAFTALCHLFDLRGILMKA, encoded by the coding sequence ATGAGCGATAAAAAACAAACAGATTGGGAATGCATTCAAACTGAGACAGGACCTGACCTGAAGCTTTTTCGTGTAAGATTTGATTGGATGAGAAACCCAAGGAATGCTCATACGGTAAAAGCCACAGTCCTCGAATCTTCTGATTGGGTAAATGTGATAGCGCTGACCCCGGAGAATAAATTAGTGATTGTCTATCAGCATCGTTTTGGAACCGGTGAAACAACAACTGAGCTTCCCGCAGGAATCGTTGAATCAGGAGAAACATCAAAAGAAGCGGCTATCCGAGAGTTGAAAGAAGAAACGGGTTACACGAGTGAAGAATGGGAGTATTTAGGATATGTGGAGCCCAACCCGGCATTTTTGGATAACCGCTGTCATCATTGGGTGGCAAGAAACGTGAAGCAGACAATGCTCCCTGAGCTTGATGATGGTGAGCATGTGGCAGTTGGCGTTATGAGTATAAAGGAGATAGGGCAAGAGATTGCCTTGGGTAGATTTCGTCATTCGCTGGCTTTTACAGCGCTTTGTCATCTATTTGACCTTAGAGGAATACTGATGAAAGCTTGA
- a CDS encoding DUF3352 domain-containing protein, whose translation MRKTIIVLVIIALVISAGAYYYFYKPLARQTAIEAVLPKDTLGMIRVCELKKQIERFRKGRMGQSLGGIDLPQLMAAMEIPPKQRTEITHAVGNFKTAVNSTWFDAFFGQDVSFAMLNINLDPRQLESVDPETLLDSIVLVARPKQSVKIIESFASMFGSTLSVKTQKYQQWEISEFFLKNGRPVYYALTKGLMIAGFSIAPVKRCLKQSLDDSTSLLQAEIYQRHCADLYKSGQTDFLAFANADHFITFFREAVSHKADTDPGARKLVTQFENLQGIETINFVQYDDGSPLVRSKIIAGIDRTKLSHRLKTITDIDPAANHILKYIPVDSLIYNWQNTFDLKVYWDEIQHHPEITSEAVAKIKQSFVKETGMEIESLLDAFGTQAGMLIKDINMDGPFPYPELALFIEVKQPDVINQLIKQQIKKLNMPIQHETYRKTDVKYVMLPTGANMSPAYTFIEEYFALTINRNLLKSMIDAPDKKSLGSNSNFKALGKEMTAENNQIFYLNTEEMIIKTRKLISWGISWMAIAQRDKVEKASKIVNLGINPLLDGLSMIKAMGGSTYIGEDFIKSDMQVLMDR comes from the coding sequence ATGCGAAAAACAATTATTGTGTTGGTGATTATTGCTCTGGTGATTTCAGCCGGGGCCTATTATTACTTCTATAAACCACTTGCCCGGCAAACTGCCATTGAAGCTGTGCTGCCAAAAGATACTTTAGGCATGATCAGGGTGTGCGAACTGAAAAAGCAGATCGAACGATTCAGGAAAGGTCGCATGGGGCAGTCTCTTGGCGGTATTGATTTGCCGCAGCTTATGGCTGCTATGGAGATACCGCCTAAGCAGCGTACAGAGATCACACATGCCGTGGGAAACTTTAAAACCGCTGTTAACAGTACCTGGTTTGATGCCTTTTTTGGTCAGGATGTTTCTTTTGCAATGTTAAATATAAATCTTGACCCCCGGCAACTGGAATCCGTTGATCCTGAAACCCTCCTTGATTCGATAGTATTGGTGGCAAGGCCCAAACAGTCTGTTAAAATTATAGAGAGCTTTGCCAGCATGTTTGGCTCAACACTTTCCGTGAAAACCCAAAAATATCAACAATGGGAGATAAGCGAGTTCTTTCTGAAAAACGGTCGGCCGGTTTACTATGCATTGACTAAAGGACTGATGATAGCCGGTTTTTCAATAGCGCCTGTAAAACGCTGCCTTAAACAGTCATTAGATGATAGTACTTCTTTATTACAGGCCGAGATCTATCAACGCCATTGTGCCGATCTTTATAAGTCAGGCCAGACAGATTTTCTTGCCTTTGCAAATGCCGATCATTTTATTACCTTTTTCCGGGAGGCTGTCAGCCACAAGGCAGATACTGATCCAGGTGCGAGAAAGCTTGTAACCCAGTTTGAGAATTTACAGGGAATTGAGACCATTAATTTTGTACAATATGATGACGGCAGCCCCCTGGTACGTTCAAAAATAATTGCAGGAATTGACAGAACAAAGTTGTCTCACAGGCTAAAAACTATTACCGATATTGATCCTGCTGCCAACCACATTTTAAAGTATATTCCGGTTGATTCATTGATCTATAACTGGCAGAACACCTTTGATCTGAAAGTCTATTGGGATGAGATTCAGCATCATCCGGAAATAACATCTGAAGCCGTGGCAAAGATAAAGCAAAGCTTTGTTAAGGAAACAGGTATGGAAATAGAATCTCTTCTGGATGCTTTCGGTACTCAGGCTGGAATGCTGATCAAAGATATCAATATGGATGGGCCGTTTCCCTATCCTGAACTTGCTTTGTTTATCGAAGTAAAACAACCCGATGTTATCAATCAATTGATCAAACAACAAATCAAGAAATTAAATATGCCTATACAGCATGAGACTTACCGGAAAACCGATGTTAAATACGTCATGCTGCCAACCGGAGCTAATATGAGCCCGGCTTATACTTTTATAGAAGAATATTTTGCCCTGACTATCAACCGCAACCTGCTTAAAAGTATGATAGATGCACCTGATAAAAAAAGTCTTGGCAGCAACTCCAACTTTAAAGCCCTTGGAAAGGAGATGACTGCTGAAAACAACCAGATCTTTTATTTAAACACCGAAGAAATGATTATCAAGACCCGCAAATTAATCTCCTGGGGTATAAGCTGGATGGCTATTGCTCAGAGAGACAAAGTGGAAAAAGCCTCAAAGATAGTCAATTTGGGCATCAACCCCTTGCTGGATGGACTTTCCATGATAAAAGCCATGGGCGGAAGTACATATATCGGAGAAGATTTCATCAAGAGCGATATGCAGGTGCTGATGGATCGTTAA